One region of Sulfuricurvum sp. IAE1 genomic DNA includes:
- a CDS encoding ABC transporter permease — MSLFSMVSLAGVILFSFFGPFFYTVDPQYFNPNAILLPPSSTYWFGTDRLGRDMLARLMEGGQVSLLIGLGSALFSTLIGLMYGVSAALLRGGFDKLFIVVVDLFLTFPTLFLLLTLVTYVNASIWVLIVIISVTGWMSTARLIRSESFAISSKPFIRILRIAGVNPLKIIFKYYAPLLSPIVLVSFTFGVGGAILAESGLSFLGLGITPPQMSWGSILSTGKEVIDIAWWVSFFPGLMIFIVTFALMNISNDVQARMNRKEVR; from the coding sequence ATGAGCCTCTTTAGTATGGTCTCCCTTGCGGGGGTCATCCTTTTTTCTTTTTTCGGCCCTTTTTTCTATACGGTCGATCCGCAGTATTTCAATCCGAACGCTATTCTCCTTCCCCCCTCGTCAACTTATTGGTTCGGTACTGACCGTTTGGGGCGGGATATGCTCGCACGTCTGATGGAAGGGGGCCAGGTATCGCTGTTGATCGGTCTGGGAAGCGCTCTTTTTTCGACTCTGATCGGGCTGATGTACGGAGTCAGTGCCGCGCTGCTGCGGGGAGGGTTTGATAAGCTTTTTATTGTCGTCGTCGATTTGTTTTTGACGTTTCCGACCCTGTTTTTGCTGCTGACGCTGGTTACCTACGTCAATGCGTCGATCTGGGTGCTGATCGTCATTATCTCGGTAACGGGATGGATGAGCACCGCGCGTCTGATCCGTTCGGAGAGTTTTGCGATTTCGTCAAAGCCGTTTATCCGTATCCTGCGTATCGCGGGGGTCAACCCGCTCAAGATCATTTTTAAATATTATGCGCCGCTTCTTTCTCCGATCGTGCTGGTGAGTTTCACGTTCGGGGTAGGGGGGGCGATTCTGGCTGAATCGGGACTGTCGTTTCTGGGGCTTGGGATCACACCGCCCCAGATGAGCTGGGGGAGCATCCTCAGCACCGGAAAAGAGGTGATCGACATTGCATGGTGGGTCAGTTTCTTTCCGGGGCTGATGATTTTTATCGTTACGTTTGCGCTGATGAACATTTCGAACGACGTACAAGCGAGGATGAATCGCAAAGAGGTACGCTAA
- a CDS encoding flagellar basal body P-ring protein FlgI: protein MKVIVAFFLLLSSLQAARVGELANVVGVRDNQIIGYSLVVGLKKTGDGTTSKFTLQSIANMLKAMNIDMNPVDIKSKNVAAVVVTAKFAPFARQGDTFDVVVSSIGDAKSLEGGTLLMTPLKGVDGKIYALAQGPVSIGGKNERGAGSESHPTAGMVYGGGLVEREIQQDLYHQQNATLSLKTSNFSNAVAIQNAVNARYRSEVATALDSRTIKLQLPKNRSMVEFLAEVQNLDVNYAQEPKIIINERTGTIVAGVDVEVKPVVITQGDMTVKVLSQDNVAKPAGSVAMDKSLVIGLNENEIYTEKGTTTVANIARSLQKLGATPKEMIAILQAMKSAGAITVDLEVI, encoded by the coding sequence ATGAAAGTCATCGTAGCGTTTTTTTTACTCCTTTCATCACTGCAGGCCGCCCGCGTCGGTGAACTTGCCAACGTCGTAGGGGTGCGCGACAACCAGATCATCGGCTACTCGCTTGTCGTCGGTCTGAAAAAAACCGGGGACGGGACCACCTCTAAATTTACCCTCCAGTCGATTGCCAACATGCTTAAAGCGATGAACATCGATATGAACCCGGTCGACATCAAATCCAAAAATGTCGCGGCGGTCGTCGTTACGGCCAAGTTCGCCCCGTTCGCCCGTCAGGGGGACACGTTCGACGTCGTCGTTTCATCGATCGGCGATGCGAAATCGCTCGAGGGCGGGACGCTGTTGATGACCCCGCTCAAAGGGGTGGACGGAAAAATCTACGCACTCGCACAGGGACCGGTGAGCATCGGCGGTAAAAACGAGCGGGGTGCGGGTTCAGAATCGCATCCGACCGCCGGGATGGTGTACGGCGGCGGCCTTGTCGAACGCGAAATCCAGCAGGACCTTTACCACCAGCAAAACGCGACGCTTTCACTGAAAACATCGAATTTCAGCAACGCGGTCGCCATTCAGAATGCCGTTAACGCCCGCTACCGCAGCGAAGTCGCGACCGCGCTCGATTCCCGTACGATCAAACTCCAACTTCCCAAAAACCGTTCGATGGTCGAGTTTCTGGCCGAAGTGCAGAACCTGGACGTCAACTACGCCCAGGAGCCCAAAATCATCATCAACGAGCGGACGGGAACCATCGTTGCGGGAGTTGACGTCGAAGTCAAACCCGTTGTTATTACGCAAGGAGACATGACGGTTAAAGTGTTGTCGCAGGATAATGTGGCAAAGCCCGCCGGAAGCGTCGCGATGGATAAAAGCCTTGTCATCGGGTTGAACGAAAACGAAATATACACCGAAAAAGGGACGACGACAGTCGCGAACATCGCCCGTTCGCTCCAGAAACTGGGGGCAACCCCTAAAGAGATGATCGCGATTTTGCAGGCGATGAAAAGCGCCGGTGCCATTACCGTAGACCTGGAGGTGATCTGA
- a CDS encoding flagellar biosynthesis anti-sigma factor FlgM, translating into MISSVNSSIMKGVYQETSLKPKEQEKSSQSVSKQGDTSRIEEIKSSIEKGEYRVDIEALAKRIAQELT; encoded by the coding sequence ATGATCTCAAGTGTGAACAGCTCAATCATGAAAGGCGTTTACCAAGAAACGTCGCTTAAGCCGAAAGAACAGGAAAAATCCTCTCAGTCGGTTTCCAAACAAGGTGACACCAGCCGGATCGAAGAGATAAAATCTTCGATCGAAAAAGGCGAATACCGTGTCGATATCGAAGCGTTGGCCAAGCGCATCGCGCAAGAGCTGACTTAA
- a CDS encoding rod-binding protein codes for MDVSHVQYQKPVPTVGTKEGDAILKEKTDQFEAIIVKMLLDEAMKDEKNLFSANDPGDKIFKSMYREELSNASAGGFGFSQMLFEHLSQKGVKN; via the coding sequence ATGGACGTTTCACACGTACAGTACCAAAAACCCGTTCCGACGGTGGGGACGAAAGAAGGGGACGCAATCCTCAAAGAAAAAACCGATCAGTTTGAAGCGATCATCGTGAAGATGTTGCTCGATGAAGCGATGAAGGATGAAAAAAACCTTTTCAGCGCCAATGATCCGGGAGACAAAATCTTCAAATCGATGTACCGTGAGGAACTTTCCAACGCCAGTGCGGGGGGATTCGGATTTTCGCAAATGCTGTTTGAACATTTGAGTCAAAAAGGGGTAAAAAACTAA
- a CDS encoding glutathionylspermidine synthase family protein, translating to MVALEKVAPIDDRVLEQIGFHWHTDAESGKYVADELVVVTDAEAEAYYEAVNDIYDMYATAAQHVIDNNLFFDLGIPFNLVETIKKSWESDVHWHLYGRFDLAGGIDGAPIKLIEFNADTPTALFETAIIQWAILKHNRMDEDRQFNNVYSAISDNFRRLITLFDDPGLFERYYEGWKILFSSVSGNIEEEQTVRLLQQMAIDAGFETGFEPLGGVKFDDEGIYDSHEYPYEYWFKLYPWEDIAIEEPELATQLQSIMANQKAIILNPAYTLLFQSKGMMKILCDLFPDSPYLLKTSFEPLKGVPYVEKRMFGREGSNVRIHDAAGNVTASNGGPYGNFKPVYQEYVEFPRDTHGNAYQAGVFFAYEACGLGFRRGGAILDNLSKFVGHVLR from the coding sequence ATGGTTGCCCTCGAAAAAGTCGCCCCGATCGATGACCGCGTCCTTGAACAAATCGGATTTCACTGGCACACCGATGCCGAGTCGGGAAAATACGTCGCTGACGAACTCGTCGTCGTCACCGACGCCGAAGCCGAAGCCTACTACGAAGCGGTCAACGATATCTACGACATGTACGCCACCGCCGCTCAGCACGTTATCGACAACAACCTGTTTTTCGACCTCGGCATCCCTTTCAATCTCGTCGAAACGATCAAGAAAAGCTGGGAAAGCGACGTCCACTGGCATCTCTACGGACGCTTCGACCTCGCCGGGGGGATCGACGGCGCACCGATCAAACTGATCGAATTCAATGCCGACACTCCGACCGCCCTTTTCGAGACGGCCATCATCCAGTGGGCGATACTCAAACACAACCGCATGGACGAAGATCGGCAGTTCAACAACGTCTATTCGGCCATCAGCGACAATTTCCGCCGTCTGATTACCTTGTTTGACGATCCCGGGCTGTTCGAACGTTATTACGAAGGGTGGAAAATTCTCTTCAGCTCTGTCAGCGGCAACATCGAAGAGGAACAAACGGTCCGGCTGCTGCAGCAGATGGCAATCGATGCCGGATTCGAAACGGGGTTCGAGCCCCTCGGCGGCGTCAAATTCGACGATGAGGGGATCTACGATTCCCATGAATATCCCTACGAATACTGGTTCAAGCTCTACCCGTGGGAAGATATCGCCATCGAAGAACCCGAACTCGCAACCCAGCTTCAATCGATCATGGCTAACCAGAAGGCGATCATCCTCAACCCCGCCTACACCCTGCTGTTCCAGTCCAAAGGTATGATGAAGATCCTGTGCGATCTTTTCCCCGATTCTCCCTACCTCCTCAAAACGTCCTTCGAACCACTCAAGGGGGTTCCGTACGTCGAGAAACGGATGTTCGGGCGCGAGGGATCGAATGTCAGAATCCATGACGCGGCCGGAAACGTTACCGCTTCCAACGGCGGCCCCTACGGCAATTTCAAACCGGTCTACCAAGAATACGTCGAATTCCCCCGCGATACACACGGGAACGCCTACCAGGCGGGAGTGTTCTTCGCCTACGAAGCGTGCGGGCTCGGATTCCGCCGCGGAGGGGCCATTCTGGACAATCTCTCCAAATTCGTCGGGCACGTGCTGAGATGA
- the flgK gene encoding flagellar hook-associated protein FlgK yields MASIFNALHIGYTGLNAAQIGIDTTGHNISNAETEGYSRQRVVTSTAFPVSVDPGQRGNGTQITEIVRIYDSFVFNRYSNTAQSKSYSDTMKKHLEELSTYFPDIDNIGIKSDLQNYFNGWQALANNPGNSALKVSLAQLAQTLTQHVNQTRDQIAALQSSINDQVKINIEEVNRIAEKIAGLNKSINEAEAGGINNANDLRDQRTQLEMTLSKLIGAKTVVEGAKTNNSIDSNIAVEEGGYTILVGGFNIVDGSNFHPIGIESASSSKGYNTLYFERQDGVQMPFAQDVRGGKVGALLELRGSIIGADGEFENGFLQKTIDNLDTFAAGLIEATNNLYAQSATTSMQSTSQAYADSQTLLTTGKNFSAGTFDIVVYDINGNVAARRTVTIDDATVMGSMPAPPANSIVGQLNAVQDDTGDGNALNDIDDMLEAQFGTAQNILRIDFKAGSGLAEQGYTFAIEDNGTNFAGVTGLSRFFDGDSAKNIDLNIDIKNDVTKIRGFKSPVEGDSQTALAMVELQFSRVNFMQDAQTTDDTLYGYYDALVTTVGTTTNSVILSNDTITAQFSAIQQEYDSISKVSIDEEMANLIRYQTSYGAAAKVITTIDQMMQTLLGLKQ; encoded by the coding sequence ATGGCCTCCATCTTCAATGCCCTTCATATCGGTTATACCGGCCTTAATGCCGCCCAGATCGGGATCGATACGACCGGTCATAATATTTCCAACGCCGAAACCGAAGGGTATTCCCGCCAGCGGGTCGTAACGTCGACCGCGTTTCCCGTCAGCGTCGATCCCGGACAGCGCGGTAACGGTACCCAGATTACCGAAATCGTCCGTATCTACGATTCGTTCGTGTTTAACCGTTATTCCAATACGGCACAGTCCAAATCGTATTCGGACACCATGAAAAAGCATCTGGAAGAACTCTCGACCTATTTTCCCGATATCGACAACATCGGGATCAAATCGGACCTTCAGAATTACTTCAACGGATGGCAGGCCCTGGCGAATAATCCGGGCAACAGTGCGTTGAAAGTTTCTCTTGCTCAACTGGCACAGACGCTGACTCAGCATGTCAACCAGACGCGCGACCAGATTGCGGCGCTACAGAGTTCGATCAACGACCAGGTTAAAATCAATATCGAAGAGGTCAACCGTATCGCCGAAAAAATTGCGGGACTGAACAAATCAATCAACGAAGCCGAAGCCGGAGGGATCAACAACGCCAACGATCTCAGAGACCAGCGAACGCAGCTCGAGATGACCCTCTCGAAACTGATCGGGGCAAAAACGGTTGTGGAAGGTGCAAAGACCAACAATTCGATTGACAGCAATATCGCAGTCGAAGAGGGGGGCTATACGATCCTCGTCGGCGGCTTCAACATCGTTGACGGTTCGAACTTCCACCCGATCGGCATCGAAAGCGCGAGCAGTTCAAAAGGATATAACACCCTTTACTTTGAACGCCAAGACGGAGTCCAGATGCCGTTTGCACAGGATGTACGCGGGGGAAAAGTCGGGGCGCTGCTCGAATTACGCGGATCGATCATCGGAGCTGACGGAGAATTCGAAAACGGTTTTTTGCAAAAGACCATCGATAATCTCGACACGTTTGCGGCCGGATTGATCGAAGCGACCAACAACCTCTACGCGCAAAGCGCGACGACATCGATGCAGTCGACGTCGCAGGCTTATGCAGATTCCCAGACGCTGCTGACGACGGGGAAAAATTTCAGCGCCGGAACCTTTGATATCGTCGTATACGATATCAACGGGAATGTCGCCGCCCGTCGTACGGTTACGATCGACGATGCGACGGTCATGGGATCGATGCCCGCACCTCCTGCCAACAGCATCGTCGGACAGCTCAATGCGGTTCAGGACGACACCGGAGACGGGAATGCGCTCAACGACATCGACGACATGCTCGAAGCGCAGTTCGGTACGGCTCAGAATATTCTCCGCATCGATTTCAAAGCGGGAAGCGGGCTGGCAGAGCAGGGGTATACTTTTGCCATCGAAGACAACGGCACGAATTTTGCCGGTGTAACCGGGCTGAGCCGCTTTTTCGACGGCGACAGTGCCAAAAACATCGATCTCAATATCGATATCAAAAACGACGTTACCAAAATCCGGGGATTCAAGTCACCCGTGGAAGGGGATTCCCAAACGGCGCTTGCCATGGTTGAGCTGCAATTCTCTCGTGTCAATTTTATGCAGGATGCCCAAACGACGGATGACACCCTCTACGGATATTACGATGCGCTGGTTACCACGGTGGGGACGACTACGAACTCGGTTATTCTGAGCAACGATACGATTACCGCGCAATTCAGTGCCATCCAGCAAGAATACGACTCGATCTCTAAGGTGAGCATCGACGAAGAGATGGCGAATCTCATCCGTTATCAGACCTCTTACGGCGCCGCCGCCAAAGTCATTACGACGATCGACCAGATGATGCAGACGCTCCTGGGGCTGAAGCAGTAA
- a CDS encoding Sua5 YciO YrdC YwlC family protein, with product MSLYLAQTDTTVGFLSQDAGRLFEAKGRDQNKPFLKVFCELHVLKAQLRVPLVHRRRVRHARKTTFIVKNQAFRYVTEPEHARFLRPHGWFYSTSANASGASFDPDFCRERANRIVEDARGLSEQPSSKIYRLGRTRLKRIR from the coding sequence ATGAGCCTTTATCTCGCGCAGACCGACACCACCGTCGGTTTTCTCTCCCAAGACGCCGGACGCCTCTTTGAAGCCAAAGGGCGCGATCAGAACAAACCATTTTTAAAAGTCTTCTGCGAGCTGCACGTCCTCAAAGCGCAATTGCGCGTCCCCCTTGTCCACAGACGCCGCGTGCGCCATGCGCGAAAAACCACATTTATCGTCAAGAACCAGGCATTCCGCTACGTAACCGAACCCGAACACGCCCGATTCCTCCGTCCTCACGGATGGTTTTACTCCACGTCGGCCAATGCCAGCGGAGCCTCGTTCGATCCCGATTTTTGCCGTGAGAGGGCAAACCGGATCGTCGAAGATGCTCGGGGGCTGAGCGAACAGCCCTCCTCGAAAATTTACCGTTTGGGCCGCACCCGTCTCAAACGGATCCGATAA
- a CDS encoding bacterioferritin-associated ferredoxin, with product MIVCACRSVTLEEIIEAMERHGNDAETIRSITCVGQGCTECLDPACGDVDLPFPYALLNAEAILERS from the coding sequence ATGATCGTCTGCGCCTGCCGAAGCGTCACGCTCGAAGAGATCATCGAAGCGATGGAACGCCACGGCAACGACGCCGAAACGATCCGAAGCATCACCTGCGTGGGACAGGGATGCACCGAATGCCTCGATCCTGCCTGCGGCGACGTCGATCTCCCTTTCCCCTACGCGCTCCTCAACGCCGAAGCCATCTTGGAGCGTTCCTGA